From the Rhinopithecus roxellana isolate Shanxi Qingling chromosome 5, ASM756505v1, whole genome shotgun sequence genome, the window TTTTCTTATATGTCTTATTTCATGAAATTATGAATGTCATCATTAGCAGTAGAGAGTATTATATCTAATGACCAGTGCTAAAATACTTTCTACCTAGAACATCATATTCCACTCTAATAGTTACTATTTCAGGTTTATTGTTTGGAATACCATTACTAGAGAAATAAACAAGAGGAAAAACCTGTTGATTAAAATTAAGCACAGGAAGATTTTTCTTTAATGGGTATACACTTTTTAACATTGGTTTCTGTAATTGTGCATTGTTGCACGATTAAATGATTTTATCTGAAAGGTGTATTTTTATATCTCTAGTAAGGttatttcacagaagaaataaaCATCACTAACAATATTCATGAATATGAAAGGCTGCATATCAGGTATAAAAATACTATCATCTTTGCTTAGCTACTTACAGAGATATGATTTGTAAGTACTGATCAtagtaagactttttttttacttactaGTTGCTAATTACAAAGCAACTTCATGAGATTTCGGCTATTTGATATCTACAGGAACACCCTTGGCCCAATCTTATGACTCATCAGTACTTAGAAATCTTAGTGCCTGAGAATTGCTGTAAGTAAATGTACTTTCAACCAAGTTACTCATTGCCAAAGTACCTAACCATTTATTCCAGTGAATATGGCTCAAGACAGTATTTTATCATTTGCAGCAGTAGTGTTAAaagatacttaaatattttaatcattatatATATTGATCCTGATATTTAAACTGCATTGTTGATTTTACCCAATTTTGTGGtgtaatatatttcaaataatttttaccaCTACCCAATTTTGCATTctacttatttttgaaaattcatttttttaactatttttatatggatttttaaaaaatacatggttTTGTAACTTAATCCAAATTttctcagatttctttctttttctattctccaGTAAATAGGATATTAAGATGATGCTTCTCCAGGGCTAGGCATTACAGTGTCTGTTGTGAAGAGCTCTTCCAGCAATTAGAGAAAgtgaaaatgcatattttatctaTAACTGTTGAGCATTTTAAATACCTTAGTAATTGTGAATGAATTAGTTTTATAACTTGGagacttttgtttttaacaatattttgttattaacaatattttttatatcatattaTGCTCTATATCAATAGAAAAGCAGAAGACTTGGCACACTTAACAGTATATTCTCAAAAACTTTTGATTTGGTGTTGAAATGAGACAAGTTGTTCATTTCACGGAGCAAGTAAAATGGAAAGTTTGGGCAATTGTTTGAAAAATTTAGGCCTGAAATACTGGTATTTCAACTGCTACATATATGGTTTAAATTACCAAAACCATCTATTTGCTGAACACATTGTTAGGCAATTGCTTAACTTTTTACTTCTATTTGCTTGTGTAGGCACAGCCTGCAGCAATGGGCAGACTTTTTAATTAGCCTTTGAATATTACTTTTTCAGTTGCTCTCCTTGACCtgtattttgttttcatctttagtaTGAAGTGTACttttatgataaatataaaaGCCTGTTTTCCCTTTTAAgatattaataaaacatttgttctttctcaacccatttttttgttgttgttgttaaaaatggaaattttatactTCTTTGAACCCAGGTAAATTTACGTAGCTCttcctttaaaaactgaatatgcaGTCATGTCTTCATTATTGCAAGTGATTCATCTTATGATTTAACCTTCTGTACGGACTAAGTAAAACTTACTTTCTGTCAAGTTTATTTACCACCTGACTCTATTTTCTCATTACCCCTCACTTCTAAATCCAATTCAATTTAGTGTCCCTCCTAGACTCTCAACTAAATTTTTATAATGATGCAATAATTCTGAATGCCAACCATAAGACCCTGTTTTTCAGTGTTTAGTTTCCATCACCACTGCAGAATTTGACACTGTTTGCCAATGCCTCCTTCTAGAAACCGTAGCCTCCTTTATTATAGGTGAATTTTCTGCTACAGATTTACTCATGGTTCATCTTATATAACTCCAGTAGGAGATCCTCCTTGTAGGAGAGGCATTCCTTGAAGCTCCTTGCTAGGCTTATTCCATCTTTAATCCTTTGTGGTAACAGAAAACAGACTTGAATAGAATTACAGTAAAATTGCTCTCTGGATCAATCTAGAACAAGTCCTTCTGGCTTTCTACAagataatatttcaaatatttgagtCTACCTATTGTCCTCCTTGGTCTTCCCCTTCCTAGACAAAGCTCAACAATTCTATTCTCTTTAAGTTTTGATCTGCAAATATTTCTATATACTGGGCTCTCTCCATCCTGGATAGAGTCTTCTACACAAACCTTATTCGACAACAATACCTTAAAATATTCTCCCCATCAAAAATTTTATGCTAGACAAAATGATCTGGATTAATTTATTGAAAGCTGACAATTAAGTGCCTACTATGCACCACACATGAGTACCACAAATTCAccaagtccagaaataaactcgtCATTTACTTTCTAAGTCTATACTTTgctcttattttctttgttttgattaaTAAAAACACTCTATTTACACTTGTCAGAGCTTAATAGTGTAGAGTCCTCTTTGATGTCTCTCTCTCCATGGGCCCACTACTTTCCAAATCCTACCCCTcgtatttttctaaatattttccaaCCTCTACCCTCTTCCACACATCTACTCCCTAGTGTAGACCCTCATTGCTTCTCACCTGAACCATTTCTTTCCCATGATGCTCTCTCCCTCAAAATTATGTCTATTTCAGTCTCATCATCAAGCCACTCAGCCTTTAAGCAAATAAATTTCAAACTCTTAGCCTGACAgtcaaaatatttcacaatttgGCTCCAACCTACCTTTCCAATGCTTTGTTTCCCATACTCCCCCTTGCCTGTACCAAATTGCTCACTGTGCTGTGAATAAATCCAGTACTTTTTGCCTTCATATTTGTTGTCAtgctcttttcttcttcacagaTCTGAATCATTCTGTCTCTCAAGATTCAGTTCAAATACAATTTATTGCAAGAAAAACTTTCCTGATCCCTCAATGGGTGAAATCTTGATTTCATCTAAACTTGTTTATCCTTTTtggatcttctttttcttttcaccaaGATGTTGAAGATAATAATATCAACACTATGTGGGTGTTGtgggaattaaataaaataatatatgtaaagcagtATTTGATACACAGTAGATTTTAAATACAAGtttgtttcctcttccttttgtatTGCTTTTGTAGAAGCCTacgttgttgtttttttccttgtgtgTACATGGCTCTTCTCCCTTACTAGCTGGAATCTTTTTGAGCAGAGGAGTCCATGTCTACTAGAGCATACTAGCAAcccaataaacatttttcaaagaaagtatAGTGAATATATGCGGTTTTACTTTATATGTGGCCTGACACATTATAATAATGTTATTACTTTCTATCACTTGCACCCCCACTCAATTTAAGACATTTGCTTTTATAAGCCACCACCTCATATCTTTGGCTCAGGCTAACTTGATTAATTGCAGCTTATAGATTTATTTTACATGAACTGCCAAGTCATTATCTCCCCTGTTTGGAATTGGTGCATCTCCTTCCCTCCCACTTAAACAAAGGGCTTTAGAAGTGTTTCTATTAAATTTTATGTTCTAGCTTCAACCTAGAATTTTAGGCATCAGAATTGTTTTGAGTCTTTATTCCATGTGCTGTCATATTTCAGCCAAGCCTTGTCAAATGTAATAAGCTTCACTTCAATATCTTCAACTTAGTCACTGttcaaaaacactgaaaagtaTGTGTAGATAAAGTGAAACCTTTGTAATATCACACTGGAGACCCATGTCCATGATTACAGAACCTGATATTTATTAGGGTAGTTCAGATCTATGAATCTGCATAAAAACACTATTATCCAGGCATATCTCATGTCTTCCCCACAAAGATATCATGGGAGACTGTTAAATGCATTGCCAAAATAACTAAACCATGTCCATGCTATTTCCCTGATTCATCATATTAGTAGTAAACTTTTGAAAAGGATGTGCATTGGCATTACCTATTAAACTCATCTTAACTTTTAATGACTTCTTAAATATTGACAAATTGCttgttaaataattaattatgAGTTTGCAACAAAGACCTATTCCAAGGTGCCAATACATAATTTTTACAATTCCCCCTTACTCCTCTTGAAAATTGAGacatttttccacatccttaccTCTGGCAGCTCTTTCATGGTCTGTAATTTCTCAAAAGTCTTGAAAGTATAGCTCCAAGTTATAAATTATCTGATCATGAggtttttaactcatttaatgtgGCTAAACATTATTCTACTAAAGTATTGTCTGTTTACattgtttgattgtttttgtgtgtgtgtcatttcTAAAACCCATTCTATATTGGTTAAAAAGACAGAAGTAGATTAAGTAGTTTGgcctttttttgttatttgataACATTAAACCATCCTGTGCAAATAAAGGGCTTAATCTTATACTGGTCTATCTCTTGATCTGAGCATATTGTATGTGAAACCCTTCCACCTCAAAGCCTTTGTAAAGGCTGTTTCCACAAATTTCAAATCTATTCCTCCAAATATTTCCATGGTTCCCTTCTAGACATCATTCAGGGCAAATATCATCTTCTTAGGGAAGGCTTTGCTGACCTCTTTAACTAAAGAAGTGCCGCTTATCCACCATCATTCTCTTTCCACTTAAtgtgctttgctttctttcataGCCTTTATGACTATAAGTACCTGGTCTAATATATAGATGtggatatatagagagagataattttaaataattgtgtcTGATTTCACCACTGGATGTAACCCTCAGTTTGGCAGGTGCACATTGTTATCTAgttcaccactgtactctagtacCAAGAAAAGTACTAGCATCTAACAGATACTCAATATACATTTGgctaatgaataaattaaaatagtattATATATTACCTTAAGTTCACTTAGCTCTTTAGATTTCTTGACAGCATTCTGAAAGTTTTTGGTCACTTCTCAGCATTTTCCCTAGTTATACTGCATTGCTCCTATATTTGTACCAATAATAGAGACATAGAGTGCTTATAAATTATGTTCAAAGCCATGAAACAGCCATCCATCTATTCCTCCAAGGTAGTATAAAAATGGTgactttgtttattcattaacaGTGACTCTGTATATCTATTCATTCTTTATGGCTTTACCTGATTCCAAAAGCCTTTGAAGTATCTTACAATACCTTCTTAGCTAAGGGTAACAGTCAAGTAATGTAGAGGGCAGGGACAGAGGAAGAAAGAGTAATTATACCAGAAATCTTAAGCTAACCAATGTCACTATAGTGGAATACAAAATTTAACCCTGTACTTCCTGGCACAAACTAATGCCAGAATATATGATGGCTATATATCTTTCcttagaaaacaaaaggaaactccCAAGGTTGTTAGGAAAGATCTGTTTTCTCCACCTTTGAATTCTAAAAATGATGTGAGTCTAAGAATGCTAAGGAAATTtgatagaaaagaacaaaaacactGAACTCTGAAAGAGCTACTGAGTTTTTATACTTACTTTCAAATACAATTTTTGAAAtcaaataaaagttttctttttcattttaactaaatGTATTTTCATGCTTTCTGGATATCTAAAAACTAGAGTATTGTACAAAACTTTATTTGAAGGACTTTATTcctcaaaaaatatattcttcaatatatttagtttaattcaattgaaatatttattgaatacttacagTGTGCTGGGAACTGTGATCATTATGTGAGAAGTAATTACTTTcccttattatttaaaaacaataaataactcATTAATTTATATATCATCTAAAGCTCTAGGAACAAAGTATTATTTGGTGTATGATGGACATATTATATTCTAAAGTATAAAAGGATTTTGTTCTAACTAGGAAGATGCCTTGTTTTAAACTAATAGTAACAAATGACAAGAATGTTTTATTGCTGCCTCTAAAAAAATGCctctttttgttggtttgtttggttggttAGTAGGTGTTAAGAAAAATAGGAGTGTAGTGGATTAATCACTGGTTAAGAGCCAACAGACTTAACTCCTTCAACAATCAGCTATGATACTGTGTCTGTGTCTACATTATGCATTTTCAAAACACCTAAATAAATTTAGCTAACATCATAACTATAATCAGTGTAGGCTACTGCTAGACAATAACAAAAAGAACTAGTTGAAAAATGAACAGATCATTAAAACTGCCCAGGTGCTTTAACTTTTGTGATGTCAATTGTTAAAGGTTGGATTTTCCAGAAGTCAGACTCTGAGACAGATGTTAGTTTGCTGAATTTTTACTGAAGACTGTCCTTGGGCTCAACAGTCATGGAAAAGTGGGGACTTAAACAGGAGTGGCCAGAAGTTGAACTGTGCTATGGACCCAGTGACAGTCTCCGCTGACCCCATATAGAACTCTGAAACTAAAATAGATTTTAGAGTTGTCTCCCTTTGATATAAGATGGCCATGCCTTTATACTATTATATAATCAATCATTGAGTATGGCCTTCCTTGGGAAGGGCCGTGACTTTGGGTGAAGCAGCTCTCTGCAACCGAGGCAAATGGTGAAAGGGACTGACAGCTGAAGACTGTTCGCTGGCAACATTCCTTGCTGCTGGGCAACAAGTCCTTCATTAAAGGGAATCTATTGGGAAACCACAGCGTCCATCAATAAACCACTTTTATTGCCTCATCTTACCCACATATCCCCTGAAATATCCACATGTTGTAGCCCAGCAAGGTTATGctctagtaaaaaaaataaatggacaagTTAGTTGGCTGAATCATCTCCTTGGTCCAGCATCTCCATACAGAAACATCCTGCTATTCAGTTTCTCCATCCATTAAATAAATGATCCAGTGAGTGTATGGATCTTAACAAATGACTTTTAattgacaaaagcaagaaaattagACATTTAGTCAGCAAAAGAAGTTCCAGTTAAGTCTGTCATTAGAGATTCAATTGAGTCTTCTGCGCCTTTTACAGGATAAATACCACAACAAGAACTCAATCTTCCAGAAGATCATTCTCAGCCAATAAGTGTccctatatttaaaaaactaaagtcTTTTCACTATACTATATTGATTAGGACAAAAAATGACTTAGTGGAAAGAAACTCAACAAGGATTTGAACAATATTTTTCCCTTTactaaacaaaaaatcaaacaatgaaCATAAGCCATAACTATTGAATATTTCTGCCACTTACGGCTTGAGGATAGAGCTTTTTTGTAATCTAaatcattataaaacaaaatattgattGATATTAATTGGTGTATTATTTGCAGAATAACTTTGAAAGCTACAAGGCCtgtttttattactcttttttcattccttacCTTCCATCCTTTATTCTGTCTCAGTTGTTTCCTGAAAATTAGGACCAAACAAATCTCAAGGGTcagtaattttaataaatataattcttacaaattatcagaaaaaacaacaataaaaaagaaaataccaacaGTCTATTATTTGCAGTTATTGGATTAAAAAGCTATTTGATGACAGTCTGCTCAAAAAAGGTGGCTGTACATTAGTAATTATTTGATtaattaaatttatctttatttgtaattaattcatttaactaCCTTAAGacatgaaatgggaaaaaaatctattttgttttagttCAACATATACTTTCTGAATGCTTTAGTGTTAGTTTTAGAATCTCAGCACAATAGGGACTTAGGAGTGGAAATCTCGTTGGGAGGGCGACTGGGGAGCTTGTCTTGAAGTTGAATTTGCAGAGAAAGCATGCTGTTTAACTTGGATTTTATGTTTACTTAGGGTGTTCTGAAAGTTAATGGAGATGGTGGGGAGGTGGCTAATGGCCATAGCCACTGCTGCTTATTACTTGCAAGCTGCTCTGTTCGGCACTGCCTGCattcatgtaattttaaaaacataattcctCTCTTTAAGAAATTGACACTTAGTGTATCCAGTGgtagtgaagaaaaaaatgtaaatacatacatatgaaaCCTAAGggggtgaaaaagaaagaagtcattatatctGTTTAAAAGGATCAGAATCTATACCAGTCAAAATGGCACTGGAAATAGACCTTGAAGTATGGACTTTAAACAGCTTGAGCAACTTACATGCTATGATTATTTATATTATCTACCTACGCGTGCAAATATGAGGTGAAAATTAGATGACAATTCAGATCAAAGAAGCAGCTATCTAACTGTCTAGCAATGAATCAAAAGATTTTAGGGCTGATAATTTGAATACTCACCTTCATACTTGATTTATTTAGAGTATGTAGGCACAGTCTTGTGTCCACAAAGGTAATTCTTCAATTACAACAGTTAGAAATAGCACCTCCAATGCTAATTTGATTCTGATCTGTATCTGATGATGTTTTCAAACATCTTTTGTGAGTTAAGTCAAGAAGGTTTGGAAAATGTCAGATTTTAATAAGCAACAGCCTACCCAATACCATACAAGGGTAAAACTAAACTGAGTCCAATTTTGTACCTAGGCGAAGAGTTGATTCCAGAAGGAATTGTGAAGAGCCACAACAATGTGCCAGTGAATAATGAGTAGTACCTACTGTGGCAACTCGTCAGCTAAGATGAGTGTCAACGAAGTATCAGCTTTCTCATTGACTCTGGAGCAAAAAACTGGCTTTGCTTTTGTTGGGATTTTGTGTATCTTCTTGGGACTTCTTATTATCAGATGCTTCAAAATCCTGCTAGACCCATATAGTAGCATGCCTTCCTCTACATGGGAAGATGAAGTTGAAGAGTTTGATAAAGGAACATTTGAATATGCGCTTGCGTGAGAGTTCCAGCTATATGATTTTTATGGTTGTGCCATTGGGACACATTCTGGATACAATTGTAATTACCTTGAGTGTGTGGGAGAGAGGCTCATTTTGTTCAGTGAATTCAATAAACATCTGTGACTAATTTCTTCACCATGCTGTGTAAATGATAAACTATCGTTGGGATTCGTCACTTTCCTCTGTTCCCACTTAGAGGTTTCCAATGAATAGAGCATAAGGATTGCTGCAGCAGTGTTTACCATCTTTATTCTTATCTTGAACAATTGCCTTGaatttctgcttcctttcttGTGCTAATAAACTGTGCTAAAGGCATCTTGCTCTCTCCCTTCTGCAAAGCCCAGGCACCCCCTCCACATTGCAGGCTCAGACCCCTTTAGCTTTAGTAAGTCAGGTCTGAAACAGAGAATTTAGTCCAAAGaataatcaaaatattatttgtCTAATAATAGCCATAGGTCAAAAACATTCACAGGtgaaaaaatatctcaaaaatcTAACACCCAAAGCCTACAAGTAGTCACAGACCCTAAAGGTCCCCAAATTTCAGAGCCCTGACCCTCCTATCTGTCCTCTTTGTCGAATCTCTTGCAATAAAATCCCATAGCTTGCAATCCAAACCAGACCTGACTCATACTGATGCTCCCTGCCCTACCCCTTgcataaatagaatttaaaaggGAGTTTCCAGCATGACCTAGTGGATAGAGTACTCTAAGCAGAAACAAAGACAGTCTCAGCTGTGCCACCAGTAGAGCTATGCTCTAATGGGTAAGTCATCTAATCTCTGTGAGCTTCAGTGAAGAGTAGTGCTAACATCCTTTTCAATTCTAGTGCCCTATGAATGTTACAAATGTACCTAAAAATCCAGAGATCTGAAACGAATGAGGATTTAAGATACCATGAAAAGTTTTTCAGATTAGGAGCCTAAACTCAGAGATTTGAATTCTAATGTTAGCTTAGCCAAGAACTAGCTTTATGACCCAGAAAGTTACCTAAGGGGAACCTATCTTCCACAACAAGAATTAAGAAACCCATCCTGCATATCTTCAGGAATACCGAGAGGGCCAATTAGATATAATGAATGTCAAAGCATTTTGTAAACCATAAAACAGTATCTAAACATATCTTGCTATCATTATTTATTGTCCTCATCTGTAGCAGTAATATTCTCAAACCCTAAGAAGCAATGGCTTAGTGTAAAGTATTCAATCTCTCTAGTATTTCATTCTCTtcaattgagaaataaaaagatagaatTATATAGTTCTAAATTCTTTCCAACTACAAACTTCTGACTCTCTCTGAGTCAAAATGGAGGAAAATAGCAGGAGATAAATACAAAactattcatgtcctttgaaaaCACAGAACTGCAAAACATACCACAAAGGAACAAGACTAATATTGCCAAGGGGTAGCACTAAATTAGTTACTTTCAATTTATTCGATACTCTTATCAATTATTTGAGTTGAAGactactatttccattttatttttaatcttaattttgcAGAAGAGAAGCTGAAGCTGAGAGAAATTAGCTTCCCAAGATCACCATAGCTAGGGAATGGTTATGTTAGGGATTGAACTTGGGCAGTTTAATTTCTGCTGTATCCCTAGACACTGTCCTCAACACTTCTACATAGCTTATAGACATGGTTACTGCTCAGGTCTACGGAATTCCAAAACCACCTGTCTCTGTGAGATTCCTTGATGCTTTCCATCTCATAATAGATTTAGAACATATCTGTTATTAGCTGTGGATCTTCTGGATCAGATCCTCACCTCAAGGCTCTCTGTACGCCAGTTGGTTCAAGAGTCTAGGCCTGGTACACATCTCATAGCCAGTTAGTAACTTGGCCCAAGAACAGGTCATTGGGCCAAGTTCAGCTGAACGTACTGAAAATTGTGTGTGCCAGGAAACTAGGTCTCTTTATTGATCAAGTCTTTTAAAGTACCAGATGTTTCACTTGTCTCCCAGAGAAGACACCTACCAAGACCCTCCATTTTGATGACTAGAACAAACCAAGGCCAGATctttatttcaaaagaagaaagaactctACAACCAAGAAAACTTTATGAAATATGAGCATTGTTTCTGGAAGTTCAACTCCCATAAGCTTTTCAAGTATATCAACTCTACCATAATATTATTTCCAAATCCACTAAAGAAAAATTCTATTAACAAAAAGTGTCTTCATCTGTGGTTTTTATTCATGGTCTATTGGGTGccttagttttttggttttttttttttttttttctttggtgggGGGGTGTTGGGGGGATAGAAAAGTCAGCATCTGTattttcagaaacagaaagaatataaaacatataaaaggcTGGTTACAATATGAAAACAACATGGAAATTTCATGAAATGTTAATTCTTCTAGGAATAGATGTTCAATGTCACAGCTGGATCAGCCTCTAGTTTCCCCTTCCCAAAAGCCTTGTCAGAAAGGACAGAGGAAAGATAGAGGAGCATACCTCAAGATAGCTTGCTCCTGTTACCTTTCCCGCCTGTCTGAAAGGCCTAAATCGGATTCGCCTTTCAAGGTTGGCTTTATGGATGGTGTAAATTCATCCATATCCCCCAAAACCATCTCCCATTTGTTCCAGGATGCCCGAATCCCCTTAATAGAGAACAAAGACTTTCATTTCACAGTAAGAGATAAAAGGCTTAGAATGAAAATGTCTGGTTGATGTAAGACCAAGACTAAAACAAATTCATACCACTCTGAAGTCAGGCAGTCAGtcagcaagaaaaaggaaattgactGGTATCAGAGGTATTCACAGTCACTGGTAAAGGAAAAAGGTTGCGGAGTAAATAAGTGGCTCCCGAAAGGGTTGGAGGATGTCAGCTCATGGCTTCTGTCCTGGTCTGGTGAATAGGACCTGTTTTGGGTCCCAGCCCCATCCTAGCTGTCCCTTATCTTGATATAAACAACCAGCCCCACCCAGCTGAATTTGAAATGGGACATTCCTATGCCAAAACACTTTCTATATGAGGAATCAGAACTCTTTGTTGAACAGATAAATGCCTTGTACTGGTGGCCTTCAAGAGTGCAATGAGTTATAGGTACATACGTGtaattctgtctttatttctgaTAGAGCCTCACGACATTAGCCTGACTGATTAGCATGACATTTACCTGACGAAGAGAATCTAAAGGGTTTTACTTAGGTGTCTCTAGACACTTCTATAATCCTGAATCAGTTCACTAACTTACCTTCACACTTATTTTTATAGACAAAATATCTATCCCAATCTCTAATGATTCACCTCACGATCTTGAATGTGCTAAGAAATAATCTCCAGCTAATTGTAAATAGTGCTAAAATAGTGAAAGCAAGCACTAAGTACAAATTGTTGCTGTtctaatgagatcacttggacacaggaaggggatcatcacacactgggtcctattgtggggaggggggaagggatagcattaggagatatacctaatgtaaatgacgagttgatgggtgcagcacaccaacatggcacatgtatacatatgtaacaaacctgcacgttgtgcacatgtaccctagaacttaaagtatattttaaaaaaaaaaagacattggttTAACGTTTAGACACCAAATCTTACCTTTGTTTAGGATACTTTTCCTGACAATCTTGTTTTGAGTGGGCCTTTATTCATGTCCTTTTTGTTTCAGCAAATAATGGTGTTTAGATCTAAGTTCTATGCCTTGGAGATGTAAACTTTCACCTGTCATCCCTTTGAAGGTGTAAATTTAGGGTTGCTTAACTCACAACAGTCTAGAGCAATGGAACAGGTAATCAAGAGATTAATAGTTTAAAGGGGGAAGAAAATTATTAACTGGCaaataaaaaactatataaagctaaaaaaaaaaaattgttgctgtTCTAAACCCCATACACAAACTAGCTCATTCATTCCTCAAAATAACTCTACAACAAGGTAGGTACAATTATTATCCACATCTgcatttgcagatgagaaaattaaggcacAGAAAGATTGAGTAACTTGACTGAGTTCACACAGACAGCaagtggcagggccaggacaTAAGTTGGGCCTTCTGACTTGAGTCTTGTTCCTAGCCACTATATTACACCACAACTGAGCTATTCAGACAACTGGAAATCACTTGAGTCGTTTCTTATGAGAAACAGAGAGGACTCATTCAATCATCCTGATTGAAAATCATTGACAGACCTGAGGGAGGAATTGTTTGCTGTGTTAATAATCACCTACTTgcaaatctgaaaaagaaaaatcttttcttcaATGAAACTCAAAAACTGAATTtgacaaaaaaatgtttttccagttGGAGACAGGTCATTTAGTAGTGCCACTGGGATACTTACCCACAGTTTGACTCCTGCTTAAAACAGTTttcccggctgggcgcggtggctcacacctgtaatct encodes:
- the CTXN2 gene encoding cortexin-2; amino-acid sequence: MSSTYCGNSSAKMSVNEVSAFSLTLEQKTGFAFVGILCIFLGLLIIRCFKILLDPYSSMPSSTWEDEVEEFDKGTFEYALA